The Argentina anserina chromosome 5, drPotAnse1.1, whole genome shotgun sequence genome includes the window ATAGTAATGGGAACATAAAAGCTAAGGCCTCACATCATTCGAAAGGTGACTCCAAAAATGCAACGATTTTATTTtgcaacgaccaacataaaaGCAAGAAGACAATGGGTCAAAACCAATTAATTAGTTTTCATCTTTCTCCTTTGAACATCACTCGTGCTATAGTCTAAATTGtccttttctaatttttgCGAATGATATATAGTCTATAGTCTAAACTGTCCAAGTGATAGCGTGGTACCAAAGTGACACAAAGTAAGTAGATTTGTAGATATATAACGAAAAGTAATATTATCTAGGTGAACCAAATACTCAATTTTCAATTATTATTGCTATGCACAATACTGTCTACAATCCCATCCGGCCATGATTCGGTGACATTCCCCAATTCATAGCGATAGTGAAGCGGCAACATCATTTTGGGTTTCATGTCTTCTAAATTGAAGATTTCGTAGTAGATATGAAACATGGTGTTTGCTCTTACATGTTTGATTATATTGGAATGAGATGAATGACCTAACCTTCAACAAACGATCATTGATGCCTAAACCACGAGGACTAGTTTTCAAGCCTAGCTTGCAATTGATGCTCATTGCCATCAGATTCCCGAATAGCATCTCCCGGCTCCATTCAAGCCAGGTTTTCTTCAGCTTATGTAATCATACAAGCTCTGCTTCACCTCCATTGCATATATCAGCCTGATATTCGTTCAATCAGCAAATGCAGACTGCCTTTTCATTATACGTTTCAAGTTTCTTTCACATATTCATAGAAATCATATGCTCGCCCAATGCTTTTGAATATCTTCTTGTACGATTCCGATCATACATGATCAACAAATTAATTATTCTCATTTCAAAAAATATTACTGATCACTAATCCTTGGTCGCACATATCTAAACCCCTCAGCCCTCAGGCCCTCACTTATAATGATGTCAAATaccttttcaaaaaaaaaaaaattcaaatgagaccAATTTTTGTAACACCAAATGACAAATTATTAATGGGAAAGAATTCATCTTCCTTCTAGTCTTCTGTTCCACTCATGATATTCCATTCTAACATCTCTATGTTAATCATTTATTAACAAATATCCAATCTAAAAATGCCACGTGCACTCCACGTCAAATTTCTTTACTTAACAAAAGCATGGGATCATCCTAGCATAAGCCAAGTACAATTAGCAACTTAATCTCCGTTATTATAGCTTcaccaaaattttaaaatctctAAAATGATCATGctagagataaaaaaaataaagagataAAATACTATGTGAAAAGCATAATATGGTAAACTATAAAAAtttaaagtaaaataaaataaagaaagatgaCTTAAAATTAGGAGAATATTGTGTATAATATGAAGTAGAtaaactaaaagtaatttttttaagtgattgtataaatgtataatccGTGAAAATTTACACGGTACAGGCTAGCAGTAATAATGATTTCTTAAAATACTTAGGCAAAACAAATACAAGCCAATGTGGTTTAGGAGTACAACattccgtcccgtcccgtgaTCATATCAACCCTTCCAGGCTACCAAACCCATtccttttccttcttcttcttcttcttcttcttccaaacCCAGTGTtccaatcaaattcaatttcttaattcttttcttttattaatttaaatttaaatcgcAGACGTCACATATaagccaaaacaaaacaaaaactgcAAGCAAGTAACCTCATTACagatcgagagagagagagagggagagagagagagagagagagagagagacccgcCCAATCATTCATCCAGAGCTCCCAGAAAACGACACGCCGTTTCAGACCTTCCCTAGGGCTTCCATTTCCCGTCGCCGATTTCGGTCATTCCACACTCATGGAGGTCGCCGTCCCCCTTCCCAAACCGGCCTCCGCTTCCGCCGCCGCCGTCGCGAAGCTGAGGAGAGAGAATTCCGACGAGGATCGCCTCCGAGTCAAGAGGAAGACTCTCCAGGCGGTGCTCGACCAGTGCCAGCGAGCTCTGGAATCGCTCGGCACCACCGCCGACGGTGGCGATAACggtgacgacgacgacgatgatgatgatgatgatgaagaagaagatagagACGGCGGTGGTGGTGACGCCGTTGACGAAAGCAGTAGCTCCACCGCCACCACGAGTTCTGGCGCTGACTGCGAAGCTGATGAGGTATATATCTCAGCTCAATTTTGTGAAATTTCAGATTCAATTGTTCGAATTTCggttttttattatttattagaTAGAGGCATAAGAATAGCTTCAGagttttgaaatttaattataagCTTGAGAAGCAATCGAGCTATTCAGCTGAATTAGTTAGAAAAAATTGGGTGCTTTAATTGATTATATAGTGTGGTTTTAATACTGTGATTGATTGACAAATTTTGAAGTTGATaactatgcactttgatttcatgggatGCTAATGATGTAGCCTTTTACAATTCACTGGATTGGTTTGCGTATTCTTTATGTGTCCCGACGAATTAGTTGTCACCCCGTAatagctttgcagattgttgAATGACTCAATAAGCAAACCTATGCTCATTGTTATCCAAGTTGATTATTTAATTCAGgaaattcatatataattcttGATGCAGTTGTGCGATCTTCTTAAATCTAGATTTGAGTGCCCAGACTTCCTAGAAAAGCTACAATCTGCACAGGCATCAGTTCCACAAAATATCGCCGGTAAGCATCTGAAGATGTTCAACTATATATTAAAAGCATGTAATGTttgtttttcaacttttctttATCATGTCCATACCAAACTATTCATGTTTTGTGACAGAAGAAGGCAATTCCTGGGATCTAGTCAGTGAGGAAGATGTATGGGATTATGAGAAGGACAACTTGGGTGAAGATGAATATGTCCTCGTTAAACAAGAAGATATAGTAGAGGGTATTGCATGCTTTATGGCCGCATACTTGTTGTCCCTTAAAGAGACTAAGGTATCGTATAATTCGTATTACCATTGATCTAGTCATTGGTTGCATGCTTTACTATACTGCGACAACTTTGATTAACTTCTATGAGAAAGTTCCAGTGATATGTATAATAATTATTAGAATGTACCTTATCAAATGGAAATTGTGGCCCCTTGTTTGTGCTACCGTCATCccattttgttttctcttgCAACGACCTTTATCCTTTTATGTATGGACTCCTAGTTTTTCCCTGTCATTTCATATGATTTTATTGCTTGTTGCCTCTGTTCTGTTGAAATCTACATGTTATGTTGATACTTGGGTTATGGAAGCATCTAGTCGTCTACAGTGTCCTGCAACATCTATTAATTCAAGTCTTAAAATTCATTCCTCTATTACATGGTGTTGCCAATACATAGCTGAGTTGCTTGTTTTCTTATCATTCTAGGTAGCTTTCCcagtgtttagggtttaggtaGCTTTCccagtgttttttttttaatatatagatTTTTTATTCAACTTTTTCGAGTCACTCATACATCCATCTTAACTATCATTTACTGGTTAAGTTGATGTGTTACCCATTGCTTTGTATTTAAGTCTGTAATTTATAGTTTTCTCACTGGCAGTTCTAAAGAGTATAACATTTTTGTGTACTGGTTATAATGTTATCAAGTAGGTAGATTTGATTTATTATGACTTGCGTTTCTTAAGAGAACATGTTTTAACTATTAATGCATATGCAGTTATCATTCTTCTGGCACTAGTCTTTACTATTGTCTTTCATCTATCAATTATGTGAGTATCTGAGGAGAGTTAGGGCTTAGTGCATTAGTGATGAGCCATTATGCTGCAGCATCAGTATTGGCATTATAAATATTGTTGTGTGTGAATGTGCCAGAGAGATTGTTAGCCTTCGCTAAATAAAGATTAAGACAAAAAAAGATTGGGATTCCTTATGCATCGATATGATAAGAACATTTTTAATTCTGTCataaattgaaattgtttattCAAGCATTTGGATTGTATTATGGTTTAACAGTGGTATGTattcttttttaattgtttcatGTTTGGTTTGCAGGAATTGACCCCCACTCAACTTCAGGAAGGTGAGcttcatttaattttttatgttaCTGACTGAATCGAGAATATTAGGCATATAAAATTGGACAATTCTAATCTTTTGGGTCCATGAGCATTTTGATCGATCGAGTAAGGAGTGATATCTGACACTTTCAAACCTCTCATGCAGCCCTCAGCAAAACATTCTcagtgaaaaagaagaaaggaaaGCTTCGAAAGGCATGGGATGGAAGCAAAGTCATCTATAATGTAGCATCATGGGGAGCAACAGCCATTGGGTAGATCACTAtacttctctttttctctgtTGACTACTGTTTCTAAtctgaagtttgtatttctcgCAATTATATATAGTGATGTGTTGCAGAATCTAATTATCTTTGCTGAATTTCTATCTACAGTTCCCGATTcttaattttacatttatgcTGTTTTCtgaccacttttaatcaatatTGACAGGATATATCAGAACCCTGTAATTGTAAGGGCTGCCACAAAAGCCTTCTGGACATCTTGCCAAGTTATATCAAAGCTTCTTTAGATTATCATTGCTGCTGTTGAAAGGGTTTACAGTGTTCAGGATTGACTTTGATGTGTTTACACTGAGTGACTTCTTGTTCCCCATGTTCTGTAACATCACTGGCATTCGTTTCGTGCTACAGGTGGCTCGATTCCTTGATCAAATTCAATCATGTAAATATTTCCTTCTAGTTGAAGAGTGCAAATCAAATTCGTCATCCAAACCCGTCTTCACGATGGTTGATTCCCACATATAAGACATAACACTCGCAACTTCAAATGCAAGAATTCCATAACTGCTTCGTCCTTCGTTTTCCTTCCATACCGCAACTGCCCCCGCCATCTCTTACACACCCTAGCTACCAGAGATGCGTAAGCCAAACTAAGCTGATCAATTTCTGTATAAAAAGACGATTTTAGTTGCGAGATTGAGAGAATTAGAATACCCAGGCTTGAAGTTGCGGATCTGAGGATGCTGCGGAAAACTACTACGTGTTGCCGCACAAGAGGCAGCCCATTTCTTCTCGttgttttcattcaaaattacGTGAGCGGAATTAGTAGAGGGTTACATTCTCAGCCCTCAACCCCACCAAAATCTTCACAAACCCATCGAGAGAAGCCTGTTAGAGACTCCCACCGGTGCTCTGTGCCCAGAATCAGAGATCTTGAACACGCCTCGCAGGTGTTCGATGAAATGCTTCAAAGAAAACCTCTGCCTTCTAATTCCCGTTTCCATCAAATCATGACTCAAGTTACCAGATTCAAACACTATGCCGCTGTCATCACCATGAGTAAGCAAATGCTTCTCTCCGGAATCCGTCCTGATGATTATACTCTCAACATTATCATTAATTGCCTTTGCCATCTGAATCAAATGGGGTTTAGCTTGTCTGTGTTGGGACACTTCTTCAAATTGGGTCTTCAACCAGATGTCACCACATACACTACTCTAATCAACGGCTTTGTTATCAAGAACAGAATTCCAGAGGCGGTATGGGTTTTCAACAAAATGCTGCAGGGAGGTCTTTGTGTGCCTAATGTGGTTACTTTCAACACACTGGTGAAGGGACTTTGCAGGAGGGGTGACAACGGTGCAGCTCTTCAATTGCTCAGGAAGATGGAAGAAAGAGGTTGTGTGCCTGACGTGGTTTCTTATAACACGATCATTGACGGCCTCTGCAAGGACTCCCTAGTTGTGGATGCACAGAACCTCGTATCAGAAATGATTACTAGAGGCATTGTGCCAAACCTTGTTACTTACAACTGTATGATTCGAGGAGTTTGCAACATAGGTCAGTGGGAAGAAGTTACGAGGCTGTTGAAGGAAATGGCGAGTATAAATATGTTTGCAGATAGAGTCACCTTCACTACCTTGGTTGATGGACTTTGTAAAGACGGGATGGTTGTGTATGCAAAAAGAGTGGTTAAATTTATGATACAAAATGGTATCGAGCCTAATGTGATCACCTACAGTTCACTAATGGATGGTTACTGTCTACGAGGAGAAATGGATGAAGCAAGAAAAGTCTTTGATCTGATGCTCAGCAAGGGTTGCATGGTTGATGTTCGTAGTTGTAATATATTGATAAATGGATACTGCAAACACAAAAAGATTGATCAGGCCAAGGAGGTTCTTCAGGAAATGGTTCGTTTGGAACTTGTTCCGAATACCGTTACTTACGCTACTCTTATTGACGGTTTTTTTAAAGCCGGAAGAATGCAAGAAGCAGGAATGTTATTATCTCGGATGATAAGTTGTGGCCGACTTCCAAATCTTCGAACTTATGCCATTTTGCTTGATGGCCTATGTAACAACAATCAACTATCGATGGCATTGGAACTGCTTAGAGAGATGGAAGAGAACAAGTTGGAACtagatattataatttacacCATCATCGTTGAAGGTCTGTGCAAAGCTGGAAAACTTGAATCCGCAACAGATGTCTTCTCTAGTCTGTCATCAAAAGGAGTCCAGCCTAATGTGAGGGCATATACTGTGATGATTGATGGGCTCTGTAATGGAGGCCTATTGGTTGAAGCGGAAGAGTTGCTTAGAGAAATGGGAACCAAAGGATGTCCTCCAGATGAGTGGACGTATAACACCATTATCCGAGGATTTCTCAATAACAACGAGATATCAAGGGCTGTGGAACTTATTGAAGAAATGAGAGGTATGGAGTTCTCTGCAGATGCATCAACTATGAAATTAGTAATTGATTTGTTGTCTAAAGATGAAGTAGATCCAGCTTTGCTGTCATTTATAAAAGGTTGATTAATAGTTCAATAGGTGAAACTTAGATATCCCTTTGGATCAGTTCATGCAAGAAGTTATCTACTTTGCTCATTTTCACTTCGAATTCTGGGTGCAGTTTTTGATTTGATTCGAATTCATGGTCTGTGCCTCAGATCTCTACTTGTTGCTTCTtggtttttcgatttttaacaGAGATATTTTGCGATTTGAGTGAATGGGTGTCAGTTCAAttgtgtaaaaaaaaaaaaatcttaacgAGAATAAAAACATAACGCCTACGTTACCATGAAGTCACAATAGATGACTAAATAGTTGCGAGACTATTCATCACTTGAGTCCATCAACACCCTTGTGTTTTACATCTCTAGTCTCCTAGAGTATAGATTTTAACAAACATGACATTTCATTTGATAAGACGTTTGATAGGACATtgtttataaaattttattgaGTAGATTTCAACTCAATCTACACAACAACAAATATCTCATTTCTTGTGAAGAAACATTAATTCTACTAATAGTCACCgagttttctttttcattaccaaaaacaCATAAAGTTTTAACTGAAAGGACACTATAAAAATATTGTTTCACTAACACGATTCAAATATGTCTTACAATGAATTTAACACTAACGTTTGACTCAATAGACACTATAAAAATATTGTTTTAACTCTGATCACATGTTAACAGTGAGTTACAATGAATTTGACTCTAACTTTTGACTCAATAAATACTAAAAATTTCACTTAACTCGGTTCACGTTTCAGATGTCTATAAAGAAATCATTGCCTAAATCTTTACCTCATGAACTTGATtactttttctcttctttttttttaattttgatattttcattTGCTACTTTCCTAAACATTGAATCTATTTCCCAACGGCTTTAACGATGATGTTCCTGGCGTCTTTTCAAAGAGGAGGCGGGAGAGAGAGATCAAGACTGATAGATTAAGAGATTGAAATGGTGCTACAAGAGGCAAATTAGGTGAGTATAGGGAGGTTTAGTTAGCTCCGCAAATTGGCACATGGATTAGAgaagagattgattgaagacAATTAGAAACTATTGAAAGCGAAAGAGAGAGATCTAGCGCAAAAGAATACAAAGATTGCTCAATTAGAGGCTCAGTTGGCTTCTGCTAATGAGGAGGTGATTATTTACAAGTCGGCCAATAATATAGAGGTTCATTGAGTAGTAATTGGGGCACTCCAAAGATGGGCTGGTAGTGAAGGCTCACTCTACAACAATGGTTGTTTTTGATGATCAAGATTTGCCTTGAGTTTTACGGTGGATCCTATACTTATATGGTTGTTTTAATGTTAGTGATCACAATAATTTTGTACACAATTTCTTTCTATTTCTCTCTGTCACTTGACATTGCACTCTTTGCTTGCACGTTTGCCCAATGTCAGCTTGTTGGAAATATTGTCAAACAATACACAGAAGGAAAGGGTGTATGAGATGCAAGAAGTGTGAGGATCGAAGACGACTTGATTGAAGAGGAAGATGATCGAACCGATCTGTACTTTTATTATATGTTTTATTGTAATTGGAAcctctgaatttatgttttttaGCTGATTTGATGTATTTGAACTTATGTTTTTTTACTCAATAAACACTAAATGTATCACTTAACTCGCTTACGTTTTAACTATGTCTTTAAAAGAATTCATTACCTAAATCTTACCTAAAAAACTTGAttacttaatttttttaattcttttttagttttgatattttcatttgttgttgtttttttgttacaattttcattttctctttCCTTAAATGCTGATACTATTTCCCAACGCTTTTAATGATGATGTTCCTAGTGTCTTTTTCAAAGAGGAGACAGGAGAGAGATCAAGACTCTGatagattcatatattgaAATGGTGCTACAAGAGGCAAATCAGGTAAGCATAGTAACCACTGGCCCGACCTTGTTTCTCTGAGAGTGAgcttgagaaagaaagaagagaaagtaGATCTATGGACTCGAAGGCGATCGGTACCACCAGAGTCTGACGCATCTAACGATAGTCCATGCTCATGGTTGTGGCCTCTGTCTCTACAGTTTGTGGCCGTGGACGCACTCGCTTCGCCAATACTCGCATTTTTGGCCATGGTCGTTCGACTTCAGTTCTGAAACCCCGGTATAAGTCCTGTGATGTACATGTTTTTGGAGCTGCCGGCTTAACCACCACAAGGAATGAGTTTGGAGAGGCAAGGTTGGATTATTACTTATGGAAACAAGATGTGGATAACGAGAAAAGACTGAACATGTACATGAGAATTCGAGACATATGGGATAGAAGAAGAGACTAATGAGGCACTGATGATGAGGCCACAAGGGCTGGACTAGGAGGACAAATGTGGTAGCTGCACCTGAATCACCAAATAGTAACAAGTCAAGCAACAACAACGATGGGCTGGATATCTTCAAAAATTAGTTCTAAGCATTAGGTTAAAGACACTATCTTGTGGGAGCCAAAGTGATGGAGAGGAAATTGTTATGAAGTCAAACACTGACAATAAGAGTTTTGATGAATTAGAGTGGGATCTAAATGTATGAGGGGGCTAGAAAGCTAAAACTACTGAAAATCTAGGCATTTTTTTAGATAGTCTGTTACTACTCCATTTTTGTCTATATTCTTTCAACTCAAGTCTTCCATCTAGTTACATTGTCTTTCAATATGGTATGACAAACTTTCATAGATatccaaaaaaatatatattcagGTAACCATAAAGAGGTTTAGTCAGTTTTGCAAATTGGCTTATGGATTAGAGATGAGGCTGATTGAAGACAATCAAAAACTATTTAAGGCATGAACATGGCTTAAATACCAGAGGGAACATGGCACGGAAAACCTTATTTTCATGAAAGAAGGATTCCAGTAAATCTTAGAGTAAATTGCTTAAATGAGAGATGAAAAAGATGGAGGATAGAGTCTAGATATATGAGTATCAGTGTATAAAAGGGTTGgatgaaattaaaagaaacCAATAGAAGCTGAGATTCTATGTGTAATTATTAGCCCTTGTCAGTTTAGAGATAAAAGGAAAGTACTTGGTACATATCTTTAGTCAAAAGTTTAAAGATTTGATTTCTACATGGAGATTGGCTTTCTTCGTACATGTACTGCAGTTCTAGTTTTAGTTGTTAAATATATGATATGTGCTCTTGTTCTTGTGAAGAGGAGATATATCTAGCATGAAAGAATACAAGGATTGCTCAATTAGAGGCTGAGTTGACTTATGCTCAGGAGGAGGTATTTATTTACAAGGCAGCTACTAATACAGAGATTTATCGAGCACCTTTGGGGAGCTCCATAGATGGGCGCGTAGTGAAAGGCTCACTCCAAAACagtgattgtttttttataatcAAGATTTGTCTTGTGTTATATGTTTCCGAAATCAAGCCATTTGTTGTAGTGCCAtcgaaaagagagaaaaggggATGGATGAAGTGGACTAGATTGTCTTTTACAATCGATTTGCTTTTCATCacaatctttgaaatttcggaGAAGTGGGATGCAGATGTGACCATTAAGGATAAGCAGCTGAAGCTTAAGAGAATTAGGTGAATTTCGgatatatatggtttttttATGTCAGTTATCACAATAATTTTGTACGCAATTTCTTTCCATTTCCCTTTGTCACTTCACATTGCACTCTTTTCTTGCATGTTTGCCCTATGTCAGCTTGTTGGAAATATTGTCAAGCAATGCACAAAAAAGAGAGTGTATCAAATGCAAGAAGTGTGAGCATCGAAGACAACCAGATTGAACAAAAATACGACCGAACTGACCTGTATTTTTGTTGTTTGTAATATTGTAATTGAAAcctctgaatttatgtttttctaGCTAATTTGATGTATACATCTTgtttaataaaaaaactaTTTCCCAAAAAAGTCATGtttttcaataataaataatgtttaatatttattattatattataatattcatattttcttaTAATTGGGTCATGTAATTGCTTGGATGAGTGGAAGAATAATCGGTCGGAAGTCGAAGAATAACATCACCGATAAGTTGAATCATTACTAACAAACCACTTATCAAAACaaacaatgacaaaattaTTCAACTCATCCTTAAGTGCTGAAATGGCCATTGCATTGCTCTTTTTTGGAACATGATCAAACGACGTCGTTAGTATCTCATCGTTTGtaaaacataaacaatcatCAATCATCTTCACCATCTTCATGCAATAGTTCAGGAAACGACGGCGTCGGCAACAAATCATGAACCGAAAACAATATTGGCAACTCATACAAAGACAAGTGTTCCAGTTTACTCTCAAGactcttgttttgtttcttcttcttcataatGATATCGGCAACTCATCCAAAGACAAGTGTTTCCATCGACAACAATATCTTCTCTCTTCTTACTATCTCTATAATAGAGGATGATTTACATGAGTTgttaagaaaaaatataatatttttcctCCAATGATTAGATAATCTAGAATTTACAAAACTTATTGGAGATGTATGATTTTATTTACGATCTTATAAGCTCAATGCCACAAAAGTGCAAGTTTAAACATATCGATGCAACACATCATCCTAGTACATATTTTCATTACGTTGTTTTGAGATGGCATGTATGGTTTGAGGTTGACCCTCTCGGTTAAGTCATGTTGTGTCCAATTGGTTATATGAAAGGTGTGATGTCTAATTGGCTAATTCAGCCTCACACCAGGCATAAATCCTAGCAGCCATTCTCCATTCCAATCATCAAGAAGCTAGCACCAAATGTAGCCCTTCCTTGTTGAAGTTGAAGTGTTTTtgttgtaaattttattttaatactcGCAAGTACACGAATAAATTATAGAATAGAAGTGCAAGCACAAGGTCATTCTCTCAAGGACTTATTCAACCAACTTAATTAAGACAAATGTGCTATACTTATATGATTCAAATTGATTTTTGAGTTGTTTATGATATAAAACAGATTATGCATATGCTAAAGCATTGAATCCACCACCTAATACTCATACCC containing:
- the LOC126793121 gene encoding uncharacterized protein LOC126793121 isoform X2 codes for the protein MEVAVPLPKPASASAAAVAKLRRENSDEDRLRVKRKTLQAVLDQCQRALESLGTTADGGDNGDDDDDDDDDDEEEDRDGGGGDAVDESSSSTATTSSGADCEADELCDLLKSRFECPDFLEKLQSAQASVPQNIAEGNSWDLVSEEDVWDYEKDNLGEDEYVLVKQEDIVEGIACFMAAYLLSLKETKELTPTQLQEALSKTFSVKKKKGKLRKAWDGSKVIYNVASWGATAIGIYQNPVIVRAATKAFWTSCQVISKLL
- the LOC126793121 gene encoding 26S rRNA (cytosine-C(5))-methyltransferase NOP2B-like isoform X1: MEVAVPLPKPASASAAAVAKLRRENSDEDRLRVKRKTLQAVLDQCQRALESLGTTADGGDNGDDDDDDDDDDEEEDRDGGGGDAVDESSSSTATTSSGADCEADELCDLLKSRFECPDFLEKLQSAQASVPQNIAEEGNSWDLVSEEDVWDYEKDNLGEDEYVLVKQEDIVEGIACFMAAYLLSLKETKELTPTQLQEALSKTFSVKKKKGKLRKAWDGSKVIYNVASWGATAIGIYQNPVIVRAATKAFWTSCQVISKLL
- the LOC126793112 gene encoding putative pentatricopeptide repeat-containing protein At1g12700, mitochondrial isoform X1, which produces MLRKTTTCCRTRGSPFLLVVFIQNYVSGISRGLHSQPSTPPKSSQTHREKPVRDSHRCSVPRIRDLEHASQVFDEMLQRKPLPSNSRFHQIMTQVTRFKHYAAVITMSKQMLLSGIRPDDYTLNIIINCLCHLNQMGFSLSVLGHFFKLGLQPDVTTYTTLINGFVIKNRIPEAVWVFNKMLQGGLCVPNVVTFNTLVKGLCRRGDNGAALQLLRKMEERGCVPDVVSYNTIIDGLCKDSLVVDAQNLVSEMITRGIVPNLVTYNCMIRGVCNIGQWEEVTRLLKEMASINMFADRVTFTTLVDGLCKDGMVVYAKRVVKFMIQNGIEPNVITYSSLMDGYCLRGEMDEARKVFDLMLSKGCMVDVRSCNILINGYCKHKKIDQAKEVLQEMVRLELVPNTVTYATLIDGFFKAGRMQEAGMLLSRMISCGRLPNLRTYAILLDGLCNNNQLSMALELLREMEENKLELDIIIYTIIVEGLCKAGKLESATDVFSSLSSKGVQPNVRAYTVMIDGLCNGGLLVEAEELLREMGTKGCPPDEWTYNTIIRGFLNNNEISRAVELIEEMRGMEFSADASTMKLVIDLLSKDEVDPALLSFIKG
- the LOC126793112 gene encoding putative pentatricopeptide repeat-containing protein At1g12700, mitochondrial isoform X2: MLRKTTTCCRTRGSPFLLVVFIQNYVSGISRGLHSQPSTPPKSSQTHREKPVRDSHRCSVPRIRDLEHASQVFDEMLQRKPLPSNSRFHQIMTQVTRFKHYAAVITMSKQMLLSGIRPDDYTLNIIINCLCHLNQMGFSLSVLGHFFKLGLQPDVTTYTTLINGFVIKNRIPEAVWVFNKMLQGGLCVPNVVTFNTLVKGLCRRGDNGAALQLLRKMEERGCVPDVVSYNTIIDGLCKDSLVVDAQNLVSEMITRGIVPNLVTYNCMIRGVCNIGQWEEVTRLLKEMASINMFADRVTFTTLVDGLCKDGMVVYAKRVVKFMIQNGIEPNVITYSSLMDGYCLRGEMDEARKVFDLMLSKGCMVDVRSCNILINGYCKHKKIDQAKEVLQEMVRLELVPNTVTYATLIDGFFKAGRMQEAGMLLSRMISCGRLPNLRTYAILLDGLCNNNQLSMALELLREMEENKLELDIIIYTIIVEGLCKAGKLESATDVFSSLSSKGVQPNVRAYTVMIDGLCNGGLLVEAEELLREMGTKGCPPDEWTYNTIIRGFLNNNEISRAVELIEEMRACWKYCQTIHRRKGCMRCKKCEDRRRLD